CATCTCGGCGATCTGGTCCAAAGACAAGTCGCGATATTCGTGCTTAGCAAAGTAGGGTCGCGGCGCCTGCTTGCCATGCGTTCCGGAAATGTATTGGAAAGCGCCCGAGTGCACATCGCTGAGGTAGAATCCGAGCTTCACCTCGCGGGGAACCTGGTCCCTAACTTTATCCTGATCGTACCAGGCATCGCCATGCCAGCCGTGAAAGCCTCGCGTCGTACGCAGCGACTTCCACCCCTTCGCTTCGACGAGCTCGTAGGCGTCACCCAGGTACCGTTGCAAGACATCTTTGACCAGCGGATGCAGCGCTACGTCTACAAAACCTTGCGACAGCGTCAATACATCTTGCACCATATGCCGAAAGCGTTCCGTGCGCTCGTACCCATCTTGGTTGTTCCAGCGTACGTGGTCCAATCGCGCAGCAAACGAGGCTTGCATGTCACGCAAGGTCTCTGTGTCGACGATTTGCGGCAGTCGCACAATGCCGCGAACTTCCAGCTCACGTGAAAGTTCGTCGGCCGACTGGGCCTGCGCCGGCACGTCGCTCTCATGAGAAGTTAGCATGTCTTCATCGGTACTAATGCCCTAGGGCTGGTAGATGGCAAGCATATCGTCGAGACGCGCCGCGGGAGAAAACTGTTTCACGACGCGAGCGCGCGCCGCCTTGCCGAGTCGCTCGCAGAGCGGCGTGTCATGCAACAGGCAGCGAACCCGCTCGGCTAACTCGCGCGCGTCGCCGGCGGGAAACAGCAAGCCCGTGATGCCGTCGGCAACATATTCTGGAATACCGCCAACATTGCTGGCGATCACGGGCAAGCCGCTGGCCTGCGCCTCGAGGTTGACTAGTCCTGCCGCTTCGGCCCACAGCGACGGGCACACAAAGCAGTCGGCGGCCTGCATGTAGTGTTGAACATATTCCTGGGAACCGTGCCACTTCACCCGTGCAGAAACGCCCAACTCCGCGGACAGCCGCTGTAAGTTGGTAGCTTCCGCGCCTGTACCCACGACCCACAAAACGACTCTGTCCGGCAGCAAGGCGAGAGCGCGCAGGGCGACGTCAATTCCCTTGGCCTCGATCAAATGCGCCACCGCCAACACCACGAAGTTTTCATGGACCCGGCATTTCGCGCGAGTTGCGGTTCGCATCGCAATATCTGGACTAAATCTCGCAATATTGATGAAATGCCGGCAACAGACGACGTTCGACCAAGTACCCTGTGTCTTCA
This genomic stretch from Pirellulales bacterium harbors:
- a CDS encoding phytanoyl-CoA dioxygenase family protein; this translates as MLTSHESDVPAQAQSADELSRELEVRGIVRLPQIVDTETLRDMQASFAARLDHVRWNNQDGYERTERFRHMVQDVLTLSQGFVDVALHPLVKDVLQRYLGDAYELVEAKGWKSLRTTRGFHGWHGDAWYDQDKVRDQVPREVKLGFYLSDVHSGAFQYISGTHGKQAPRPYFAKHEYRDLSLDQIAEMRGPMGTAFLFDTSGIHRQATPILESRQAFFLNYHDPSIPLQKEDIDYYRYHPLLLNAALLGNLSADDYRILGFGNKANYLPAYRRISSHAGFQAAIASIYGAKLAIEEFGQRVAGKLRRLIRIR
- a CDS encoding glycosyltransferase family 4 protein; the protein is MATTLGDATPDVRVGGRRLPRVLYAIVMDPSQKFGSLEEQIAGIASAFRERGSLFLPLFIVSHLPEQPTPLERAGVPIACLEMGGFSWHVLASLLSLMRRFEIEAVHWNFTEPIRNSYLWWLTLLKPGVRHYYTDHISRLFPLPQAPRAWKRRLQRLLLKRYKAAVCVSGFVLECLKTQGTWSNVVCCRHFINIARFSPDIAMRTATRAKCRVHENFVVLAVAHLIEAKGIDVALRALALLPDRVVLWVVGTGAEATNLQRLSAELGVSARVKWHGSQEYVQHYMQAADCFVCPSLWAEAAGLVNLEAQASGLPVIASNVGGIPEYVADGITGLLFPAGDARELAERVRCLLHDTPLCERLGKAARARVVKQFSPAARLDDMLAIYQP